The genomic stretch AGTACGAGAGGAACCGCGGTTTCAGATAATTGGTTTTTGCGGCTGTCTGACCAGGCATTGCCGCGAAGCTACCATCTGCTGGATTATGGCTGAACGCCTCTAAGTCAGAATCCATGCCAGAACGGGGTGATTTCCGCCTGCACCAGTCGGATACGAATAGGCCTTTGGCCCAGAACCTTACCAGGCCGGCGTTGGCAGTCCCATTGAAGTTGGGGCTGTTCGCCGGCGTATTGCAATTGTACAGTGCGCAGGATTGAATCCTTTGCAGACGACTTAGTTGTCTAGCCGGGTCGTGTAAGTAGTCGAGTAGCCTTGTTGTTACGAGCTATTGAGCGTAAGCCCGTCGCTAGCTTGGTTGAAATTGGGATAAATACCCTCCCCGTTTATGGATGAGCAGCCCACGCTGCAGCCTTAGAAGGGGAGACTGGTGTTTTGGCCTTTTGAATTGGCCGACTGTTGCCTACTGTAATTTTGACAAGTTGCCCATGTTGTTGAACTGTATTAGGCGTATACCGCCGAATTTTTAAATGCTATATAGTCGACTATGGCACTCTGTGCTGGCACTAACAAGGTAGTTTGAAAAACCTATGCCTCTAGTTGTCTCGCGATTGTGCCTTTGATGTGGCAAAGCTGCTCCATGTTTGGTTTGTCGTGTAAAGtacaagttactagtcgtaggTTTTAATATTCTCTCTTGCTTACATTAcacaagttactagtcgtagtCTTTTACTTTTTATTATACAAGTTTTATGAGGTAGATTTATATAGAGTAGCTTATCTATCTTACTAGATAGTCCAAGTACTATTTTCTCTAGTTTTAAATTAAGTTTACTTATTTAAATATAAAATCTAGCtattactaagcttagtTTATTCTTACTTATTTTTTTACTTAATTAAAGACTACTAGCTATAATCTACTAGCTATATATAGTTATTTAGATAAAGATAATTTATTTTTATTACTACTAGAATAAAACTCTTTTTACCTTTTTTTTAGTTTTATCTAGACTTAGCGCTAGCTCTTTTAAACCTAgtttttctctcttctcttaTACTATATAGAGTAGGCCTTTTCTCTTACTAGAGAGACTATCTACTATTCTCTCTATACTTAAATTAAGCTTATTTATCTAAACTATGTCTTTATATATAGTACCTATCTTATAGTTATTTTATATTTTTATAAAGTTATCTTTACTTAGTAGTCTAGCTTACAAAGTTCTATACTAAATTACTCTTTCTATATATACTAGTATAGTATCTGAGATATATATACAATATTTAGGTAGTACTTTTACTTCTCTAACGTTATTGTAGATAGCTTTTATTTTATCTTATATTATAATAAAACTTTATAGTTGTAAATACTGTTCTTTAAGTATAACTTTTTATTCCTATATTTCTATATATAGTTCGAGTTATCTAAAACTATACTAGTCTAAAAGTCTATTTATGACTTACTAGAGATTATAAGAATACTATATTAAAAAAAGTATAATAGATAGTTTAAGGTATTTATTTTATAAACTATGACTAACAAAGATACTAATAATTATCTACTATAGTATTTAAAGTATAAGAGAATACTTTACTTTGTAGAGGTTTCTAGAGAATAGTACTATAAAGTAAAGTATACAGTCTTAGTTACTAGTTTGTCTAATACAAATCTAACTAGAAACCAATAAAAACTTACTTTGAAAGCGATTAGGTTTGAGTTTCCAAGGTTACAAGGTTAAaaaagctatctcgttgaatctagcatttggtttgtatggcgctgcgcatgtctacgcgatcTCACATATAAAATTGACGACCTTtgacgtcgtttccggccggggatctgcaaacctATAACCGCCGAGCAATAGGGGTTCCTATATACTATAAGGAGCCCACTTGGAGTACTCAGACTCTATATGGGTGACTGGGCTGTATTGACGCTGGCCGCTACTATTGCTTGTAAAATTAAAATATAGCGCGCTTAgtaggctatatagcctatGTCGGGGCGTGTGCTACACGCACTTTGGGCATTGAGACGGCAACTTTTGCTGGTAAAGCCCGCCCGTTGGTCCTTGATGTGGGCAATTGGAGTACAGTGGCAAAGGATCCGTGGGCCGGAGAGTCGGTTGTCGTTGCgggcgcactacagctgccgttgttttcttcggcgtttaggcttgtagggcggTGCGCAGGCCGGCTCGGGGTAGTCGTTGTgggcgcactacagctgctgttgttttcttcggcgtttaggcttgtagggcgctgcgcatgtctgcTCGCTTTTGTATTTATACAGACCTCGGCGATCTGAAAAGTTCGTTGCCGGCCGGCGGTTTGCAAACCCACGGCAGTTTAAGGAGGGCCATTGACACTGGTCGCTGGGTACGAGTGCTCAGACTTGTATTCGGCGCTTGGGCGACAGGGGCGCCCGCCGCAACGATTGCCTGCCAGAGGGCAATCGTACAGGTGGGAGGTCGTTGTAGCTTTGGGCGTGGGGTTGGCTTTTTGAAAGCCATTCGGGGGACTGAGTGCAGCGTATGCTGTATAAATCCCACTCGTTCTGGACTGAGGGCCTTTGAATTGTGCTCCGACAAGGGCAACGCAACTGCTGGCTGCTCCAAGGCGGCGAGGGTTGCACCATTTTCGCCCATGGTCGGCGGCAACGGGTGTAGGCTGCTTGTTAGATGCGGCACCGTTTCCCGCTGCTTGGCTGGCCATGGGCTTGGGGAGCTGCGGTTTTGGGGCTGTTTACAGCGCCATGCCGGGGCGACCATTACTCGGTTTCATACTTGTACACGCTGTTTGACGGGCAGCAATTGGCAAGCTCACCCCTTGTGGACTTGCTGCCCTGGCTTCGGCAACCGCTGGGGCGCCTGTAGAGGGCGGGTGCCGTTGGCACTGCGCTCTTGCTCGCGCCTTTGGCACAAATTGGAGGCGGCCCATTTACTAGGCAACTTCTGGGGGTCAGAGGGCATCGTATCAACTGCTTTACTGCAGTTGGAACGGCCCATGGGGTCGTGGAGAGTAGAAGCTGGGCCCAACGTTGTGTCTAGACTCTAGCGGGGGTACCTGGGCCTAATAGACGGCGGCCGGCTACTTGGGATCCTAATctgcagacttgtcaacaattaATTGGATTAGCATTATTAATTCccatctaggttaaaggctgcctaataaagtaagtctttttcaacctatacaggaatcaatcatgttgATTAATGAATTATTAACAAGTCTACTAATTTGAAATAGTAGCCGGTTTGCAGTCTCTTTTGGCGCAGGTGAGGGCGTGGGCAGAGGGAGGGCAGTGGGTTGCGGGCAGCAGGATACGAGAGGAGACACCATCTGTGACTTTATTTATGCTCGATTCCGGAAGAAAAGGATGAAACCCAAAAGTAGTCTAATTTCTAATCATCCGCCTCATATTCGTTTGCGTTGACTATTTCTTTTGGTGCATCCTTCCGTATCGGTATCTTGATACCCTGCTGTGCAAAGCACTTACTGAGCGGTGTGCTCTCAATTACACCTGGGAACTTCTTGGCAGAGTAGACTGTAAACTGCTCTGAGAAGCTGTGTGCAAGGCAAGGACCTTTACCGTGTGTGGGGCCCTGACTCTCGGGCACCACCGTGTTTGTGCCGCTGCCAATGTCGAAGAGGCTGAGCTTGAGTCGAAAGGTGCCCTCTGTCCGGACGCTCAGATCCTGCAGCACGAACCAGAAGCCGGCTTTGCCGTCGAGGTCGTTGAGACGACAAGCGTTGACGGCATTCATGCCGATAAGATTGCGCGTGTGGTTTGAACTCATGGGTGCGGGGGGCATTATGGGTGCCTGGGGTGGTTGGCCGTAAGTTTGGGCGTACGCCGGATAGCTAGCCGGCGGTCCAGGCTGCGGGTACGGGTACCCCATTACGGGGCCATGCGAATATGACGGCATGTGCGTCGTCATTCTGTACGGTGGATCGTACTGCGGAATGGCTGTTGTTACGTACTGCCGGtctggcggcggcggatacgaggtcgttgtgctactgctgatgctgactgtGGGAGCTGCGCTGGAATGCCG from Pyrenophora tritici-repentis strain M4 chromosome 1, whole genome shotgun sequence encodes the following:
- a CDS encoding Velvet multi-domain protein, translating into MAWNPHSRNNTGRPEVVPQDRLIGSARRYELKVEQQPIRARMCGFGDKDRRPITPPPCIRLIVYDRITGRELDFNDIDSTYFVLMVDLWNQEGTAAVNLVRHSSAAPTVSISSSTTTSYPPPPDRQYVTTAIPQYDPPYRMTTHMPSYSHGPVMGYPYPQPGPPASYPAYAQTYGQPPQAPIMPPAPMSSNHTRNLIGMNAVNACRLNDLDGKAGFWFVLQDLSVRTEGTFRLKLSLFDIGSGTNTVVPESQGPTHGKGPCLAHSFSEQFTVYSAKKFPGVIESTPLSKCFAQQGIKIPIRKDAPKEIVNANEYEADD